From a single bacterium genomic region:
- a CDS encoding DUF2283 domain-containing protein has product MIKTKYSDDVDALLIQFSEKAVDVAEERGPYILHYAVDGDLVLLEVLDGRDFILEAVASVFAGKEHAAEAPG; this is encoded by the coding sequence ATGATTAAAACGAAATACAGCGACGACGTGGACGCGTTGTTAATACAGTTCTCCGAGAAAGCGGTCGACGTGGCGGAGGAGCGAGGCCCGTATATCCTCCACTACGCCGTCGACGGGGACCTTGTATTGTTGGAGGTCCTGGACGGTCGCGACTTCATTTTGGAGGCCGTCGCCAGCGTATTTGCGGGTAAAGAGCACGCCGCCGAGGCGCCGGGATAG